Part of the Nicotiana sylvestris chromosome 2, ASM39365v2, whole genome shotgun sequence genome, ATACAAAACCTAAATCCGCAGTAATTTTAACTCATCTTCAaactttgtaattgttgaacGCCTAAATGGAAGTGGAAATGAAGACATAACAAAAACCTTCAGAAAGTTGATGTTGGACAAAATTGTGTTCTCCGTTCACCGCAAGATCCATGCCAGATCATGGCGTCACTGGTGAAGAATGCCTCAATTTATCAATCTTTAGCCCCTGCATCTTTCTACAGTTTTTGGGTACCAAAAATCCTTTGGCTTTGCTTTCAGATTCAATACTGGATTTTATCCTCCACAACAGCTCAGTGCAATGCTGATGAGATGATTTAGTGTGGCCGATGTTGCTCTGGACCTGAAAATTGGATACTCTTTGACTGGATGATTCCCACTTGGATTCCAGATAAGCAAGGGATCGCCACGGAGGAAGAGGCATTGAGTTCTGTTTGAGTGAACATTTTGCTGCTTCCACCATGGCCTGAAGATACAGCTTAAGCTTTCTTACTGTGCCAACATAAACTGGTGGAAGACAATTCAAAACCACATTGTAGGATTTGACAGCTCTTGCAATTTCAAAGTGGCTCCTGAAGTCGATGTCAATGATATACCTTTCAGAGCATCCATCATTTTCATGGGAGATCACCTCAATGTACTCATGTTCACCTTCATAACATAGGAAAAGTAGCACAATGTCAGCCAGAACTCTAGTTTTCATATTTATTGCAGCAGACGTTACTACCACGGTAATTTTTTGGCTTAAAACTGAAAAGTTAATTTTTTTAATCAAAAGATAAAGTTCCATGGGAACATTATCTTGTTGAATCTACTAATATATATGGTAGACAATGCGACATATTTGCACACATTGACACTAGAACTAAGTTGAAACCCAGCATATAGATATATTGGAAGTTTACGAAGCACCATAGCACCCTATATAAGCCAAAGAAATATTCATAGATAGACGTCTTAAGGTAGCGAACATGCAGGAAACGAATTCAGATAAGTAATAATCTTTGAAAGCATACCTCCAGGAATCTTTCCACAACCCTGCCACTTGGTTGAACACAAAGCTGCAGCATAACCGCAAGACTGTAGGAGCTTCACTAGATTAGATCTGATGCAGCTCGCATTGCAAGTCTCAGGCTTGCTAAGATAGCAAGACTCGCCCAACGAAAGAATCAGCGAATGAACCACCATTGTTAGATCACTTTCATACTGGTCCACTGAGTGCTTGTGTAACTACATAATGGTTCAAATTTGCAGGTAACAAGATTCAGCAAGAAGCAGCAGACAAATATATGAGGGCTAGTACTTTAGTTTTCTTATGCTAGGAGCTCTCAGTGAATCTTTCATTTAGAAGTTCGTTGCATTGACAAGGCTTTTCAGCAGAAGATTCTGCAACAGGCATGGTAACCAGAAAAGGGGACAGAGAAATAGCGCTTGTTTTACTCCTAAATTCGCTATACAAACATATTCCAATAGCTATAATTATACATTCCTAGTCATCTCCATCTCCTAGTTCAtagttattgaaaaaaaggagaaataaaGATTGGAGCCTACTACAATAGTGATGCTTTTACTTAGAAAAGTCAGGGGGGTGATACCATATGTCCAAGGAAGAAAGGGAGTAGTACTACCTGCCTTGAATTTAGCGCAGGATAGTAGGTTTGCTAATGCTGGCGGGTTATCCAAATTCGCATTTTCAGGAGCTTGTGCTCACACGCCTAAAAAAGCAAATTTTAAACTATTACTTATCGAGAAACCTTCTCTAATTAAAACAACCACCAAAACTGAGATGAAGCATATGCCCATGTAGTGTGCACACAATCTTGCTTCTACATAGACTACCCTTGTATCCCACCTTCTGATAAAAATTAATTACCCATGCAAGCTCTCAACCTCTTAGCTTTCCTTCCTAGTCTCCGCATAATACTTTTCCCAATCCATTAGCTTTCTTCTCATTATCCCCAAATTTTCACTCCCTAACACTCACCAAAAGCTTTTGAATTCTGTACTCAAAATTTCCAGTATTGCGTTCCGCACAGGAAGAATTTCACCATCATATGACCATCGCAGTATCCCTCCATTCAACCATACATAGCTTGTTAATCAGCAATCAAATACTAGATATTCAGACAAATCATTTTTTTCTAGATTACCTGCAAAGGCAGAAACCACTTACGGTCCCCCCCTTTCCTATCTTTAATGTCATGCTAAAAGAATCCCTAATTCATCAAATTGGTTCCAGTTATGGACAGctttttacaacaacaacaacccagtaaaatctcataagtggggtctggggagggtagagtgtacgcagacctaaCTCCTACCCCGagggagtagagaggttgtttctggAAGACGCTCGGCTATGGACAGCTTTTTATTTATCAAAAAATTactaaaaagaataaaagaaatctGTACATTCCAATTTAAACTTTATTCCTGTGGGGAAAACCATCACCATCATATGTGGGGAACTCCAACTATTCTATCTCAAACATTAATCCTCTGGAAAAAATCCCAGTATGTGCTATAACGATATCCAAGCTCGCTACATAAACCAAGATCAGACTACTTGAGCAATATCAACTCTAGCATCTCTCATTGACAGGCAACATTATAATCCGATCTGATGAACATAAACATATCTATACACAGATATAAGGATTACTCCGTTTCAAACATTAACTTCTCAGAATAAGATCCTTATTTGTACTACCCAAGGTCGCTATGCATACACAAGGACCGAAATACTTGAATAATTTCACCACTAAAGCTCAAACATACACAGAGGCGGATTTAGCTTGTAATCTACAGGTTCACATAAACCCAATAGCTTTTACCCATACTCTATAGTATATGTTTTAAGAAATCCATAAAATATCTATAACTATTTGACTATGAACTcaattattattgtatattaacttGAGGTTGCTTTAGGAACTCATAAACTTCAACTCATGGATCGCCGATCAGCATAAACATGTCTATAAACAGAGAAAAAGATTGctctgccgaaactttaactgctCTGGATAAAATTGTTATATGCGCTATTCAAGCTCTCCCTATATACACCTAGACCAAAATACTAATCAATTTCATAGCATAAACATGTCTATACACAGAGACAAAAATTACTCCATTTCAAACTTTAATCGCTCTGGAGAAAATCCTTATTCAAGCTAGCTAGTATGCAGTATGTATCTATCACATTAGAAAATTCAACACAAAATGCGAATTAAAATCTGATAAGTATAATATGCAAACACAGAAACAAAAGAATACTCACCGAAATCCTATCAGCGAGAAGAGCGAGATCGGAGAAACCAGAATCATTATCACTGCTATACCGAGACTCCGCACCGACACTACTACTTTCCAAAAAATCACTAACCATAGCAGCCAAGTCAGGTTCGCTCTCGTGACTGTAACCACCGCCGACGCTGCCGGTTCTATTGAGCCAATTTCCGGCTGTCCAGAATAGTTCTCCTCCTCCGTTGCCGCCGCTGCTGCCGACGGCCACTGGGCCTCGGCGTTCGTGACTCCTCATTTCCGGCGAGCTGAGTACGTTAGGTTTtgaaaatggaaattttgatttggatattttgaaaaaagagaaaGTGTCAACTGTCAAATGAGGCGAGCGGGAATTGAGAAGCTAattcctttcttttctcttttgtccGTTGAGCTTTCAGCTTTCTTTTTCCGCGTTTCTATTATGATCTCGATTGTTCTTAAAGAGGAAAAAAAGATTTTGGCACATTATATATTTATCTGCACTAAGTATTTGTATTAAATtaataattcaattttaaagggtgaaaatgaaaatgagaatATAGATGTGTGAATGAAAAAAGAGAACTTTGATTAACTGGAAATTAGCTGCATTCATTCTCATACACAGAATTTGGTCATTCTTTCTGCGACAACAAAACTAGTTGCATTATTGAATATGTATTTTTACAAATTAGGTAATAATAAAGAAATAACAACGATATTTAATAATTagacaaacgaaccaataattatTAGAGAAATTGAATACTTGTAACTTATATTGGTATATAGCTACTTTACATTGCAACATTATTAAATTGTCACCATTTCCTTCACCCAATTTCTTAGCTGTAGCCGCCTCTAAagatattattaaaaaaaataaattataagaTGGTCTTAACGAGAAATGAGCACACCTCGTGCGAAAAGTTGAATTAGGTTATAATGACAAATCCGATGTCCTGTAATTTTTGGTTGTTTGGATGGCCGTTACATATCGTTTCATTATGGTTATATAATATTGTATTATATTATTTGATGAATATAATATTTAGATAGATTGTATCGTTACCGTCATTTCGTGATGTCACGCACCACCAATATGATGAATAAACTTTTTAACATATTAAGAAAAAATATGATACAAaatagaattattatataaaaaaataggataaatgataaaatatttattatttaatataataaaaagggcaagatgaggaggaaaggcaaggtaaCGATGTCGTCACACCAAATCCGTCGTTATATAAAATGACACTTctcgtcgttacgtaacgacatATTTAataatacgatacaataaaatttaagtaacaatgaaaataaatattatatttaaaataataatatgatTCATTACactaggtaacaaccatccaaacaagccgtAATTGTATACGGGACTTTGTATAACTTGTGGAGTTCTTTATATTAAGCATCTGATTATAACCCTTTGTTAAttatagcatgtttggccaagcttctttttggccaaacgCACTTtttgccaaaaattgaggtgtt contains:
- the LOC104232213 gene encoding uncharacterized protein, with the protein product MRSHERRGPVAVGSSGGNGGGELFWTAGNWLNRTGSVGGGYSHESEPDLAAMVSDFLESSSVGAESRYSSDNDSGFSDLALLADRISLHKHSVDQYESDLTMVVHSLILSLGESCYLSKPETCNASCIRSNLVKLLQSCGYAAALCSTKWQGCGKIPGGEHEYIEVISHENDGCSERYIIDIDFRSHFEIARAVKSYNVVLNCLPPVYVGTVRKLKLYLQAMVEAAKCSLKQNSMPLPPWRSLAYLESKWESSSQRVSNFQVQSNIGHTKSSHQHCTELLWRIKSSIESESKAKGFLVPKNCRKMQGLKIDKLRHSSPVTP